The genome window ctttttacccttgcagttctttagctctATTCACAATGATTGAACATATTCCAACCTCTTGCTAattatttgatttgatttttatcAATGTTGCCTGCTcttccttcctgcctgtccttttgatacacccTTGGACATTTTAATCCCGGCTATTAtctcctttcagccatgattcagcgaTGCCTACAACACCatgcctgccaatctgtaactgtgcagcaagttcatctaccttattccgtagaGTGCGTGCAGTCAATACAACTCCTAAGGGTAATACTCACCCTTTTGAGTTTTGTCCACtttttgcaactcatcctgttggctgcaatttttccctatcaacagcctctccttactacacattgcctctgtaaaCCAGTTACCTCATTGTCAGCACTATCATctgctttcctatgatacttaTTGGCAGCTCTGGACACTAGTTGTACCATGCTCAATGTTTTGATTCCCAACTCTTTGCTGAGATCTCACTACATCTGCCTCTACAACTGTCCTGGCACTCTGGTTtgcatccccctgcaactttagtttaaactCCACTgtacagcattaacaaaccttccggctaagatgttagtccccctccatttTGGGTGCAAACATTccctgtacaggtcccatcttccctggaagagtgCCGTATGTTCCAGAAATATTATGCCCTCTGTCCTGcagcaactccttagccacacatTAAACTGTGTAATCTTCcttgttctggcctcactagcacgtggcacaggtagcaatcctcagatcacaaccctggaggtcctgccctctaacttagcacctaactcatTGAACTCCCTTTACAGAACCTATCATGCATCtgacccatgtcattggtacccacaaggaccatgacttctggctgttcaccctcccattaaGAATGTTGAGGACTCGATAAGAGATATCCTcgcaggcaacataccatcctggaatcTTGTCCTCGCCCACTTCTGTTCATTCTCCAAACTAACAaattctccccccttcccttctgagtcacagagacaggCTCGGTGCCAGAACCTGGCCAgtgttgtggcggctcatttcctagcgtatgcgaaccgactcacaattagatagcctacgggggtttgcgagcacagagctttggagcctcttcgccatggggggccggttgacagaggcttaaaagtgaggctgaagttttcgaataaagtttttccttcgactgcagttaccgactccgtgtcgtaattttagcgctgcttgtagcacaccgctacaattggtgaccccgacggtccaaacgatttttggaccagaaatgaccgacgccgcctctgttcatgcggtttcgttgaaactgccaggtttctggacacagcgcccggacctatggttccagcaagccgaagcccaattccacgttcgccggatcacctcagaagacacccgctactactatgtggtgggctccctcgaccaggacacagctgcccaggtcgcggagttcgtacagtcgcccccggcagacggcaagtacacggaattcaaagctctgctcctcaggactttcggactctcacggcgcgagcgggctgcccgtttactgcacctggatggcttgggcgacagacctccatcggctttaatgaatgagatgttgtctctggccgagggacacacaggcctcatgtttgagcaggcattcctggagcagctgcccgaggacatacgcctgctgctgtccgacgcagatttcagtgacccccggaaggtggcagcccgggcggacttgctgtggaacgccaaaaaggtgagcggggcgtccatcgcacagatctcccagccacgctcccggcagcaaaccagtccaggcccggccgcagagcccactaacccccggcccaatgaccactggtgcttctaccaccagcggtggggcgcagaagcccgccgttgccgcccgccctgcaagttcccgggaaacgccagggccagccgccgctgatggctacggcggctggccatcgggatagcctcctgtatgtgtgggatagcaggtcgggacgccgctttttggtcgatactggggctgaggtcagcgttttacctccgacgagttacgacacccgcagcagggcaccgggtccccccctgagggccgtgaatggcagcacagtaaggacctatggcacccgtcaggtgcagctacagttcggccccagccagttcacgtgggacttcacactggccgccgtagcccaaccgcttctgggtgcggattttttgcgagctcacagcctgctggttgacctgcccaggaagagactggtacacgccgagacctttcagacgttctccctgggcgcggcccagttgccagcccctcacctcggctccatcacgctgtccgacaacaacttcaccagggtcctggcggagttcccatcggttctggcaccgcagttcacagcagccatgcccaggcacggcgtacagcaccacatcccgacacagggaccacccctccatgcccgtgctcggcggcttcccccggacaagctccgactggcgaaggaggagttccagagaatggaggaattggggatcatccggcggtccgacagcccctgggcttcccccctgcacatggtgcccaaagcgacggggggctggagaccgtgcggcgactaccgcaggctgaacgaggctaccacaccggaccgctaccctgtgccgcacattcaggactttgcggcaaacctgcacggcgcccggatcttctccaaggtcgaccttgtccgagggtaccatcaaatcccgatgcatcctgacgacgtccccaaaacggctctcatcaccccgtttggcctcttcgagttcctccgcatgccgttcggcctgaagaatgccgcacagacgttccagcggttaatggacgcggtgggacgggacctggacttcgcgttcatctatttggatgacatcctcatagccagcggcagtcgtcaggagcatctgtcccacctccgtcaactctgcgcccgactgagtgagtacggtcttacaatcaaccctgccaaatgccagttcggacttgataccattgacttcctgggccacaggattactaaagacggggcaacccctctgcccgctaaggtagatgcggtccgccacttcccccgacccaccacgatcaaaggccttcaggaattcgtaggtatggtcaatttctaccgccgcttcctcccttcagctgcccggatcatgcgccccctgttcgccctgatgtcgggtccgagcaaggacattacctgggacgaggagtccgccgccgctttcgttcaaacgaaggaagctttggctgacgccgcaatgctagtacatcccagaatggacacccctaccgccctcacagtggacgcatcaaacacggcagtcggtggggtgctggagcagctcatcgcaggtcgctggcaacccctggcgtttttcagcaaacacctgcggccacccgagctcaagtacagtgcttttgaccgggaactgttggcgctctacctggcaatccggcatttcaggtacttcctagaaggtcggcccttcaccgcgttcacggaccacaaaccgcttacctttgcgtttacgaaagcatccgacccctggtcatcccgccagcaacgccacctgtcctacatctctgaatacacaacggatgtccggcacgtctcgggtaaggacaatgtcgtggcggatgcgctctcttgccctaccgttcatgccctttcccaaggggtagactttgaggcactggcagaggcacagcaggtagatgaggagattccgagttacaggactgcagtctctggtttgcagctccaggacttccccgtgggcccaggtgagaggaccctactctgtgacgtcgccaccggccggccccgtccggtcgtccccgcagcctggcggcgacgtgttttcgactccattcataacttggcgcatccctccatccggacaactgtccggatggtttccagcaggttcgtttggcacggactccgcaaacaggtcagtgaatgggccagaacgtgcatgcactgccagacggccaaggtgcagcggcacaccaaagccccaccgcagcagttccatcccgcccaccggcgtttcgaccacattcatgtggatatcgtgggccccctgccagtgtcgcgcggagcgcgttacctcctgactatcgtggaccggttcacaagatggccagaggcggtcccgctcaccgacaccacctccgaatcttgcgcccgagccctgctcgccacctggatatcccgctttggtgtaccagcccacattacctccgacagaggcgcccagttcacctccagcctgtggtcagctatggccagccttttggggactcagctgcaccacaccactgcctaccacccacagtcgaacgggctagtggagcgtttccaccgtcacctgaagtcggccctcatggcccgcctgcgaggagccaactgggcggacgagcttccctgggtcctactcggcattcgcacagcgcccaaggacgacctgcacgcctcgtcggccgagttggtatacggcgcgcccctggccgtccccggggagttcctaccagccccaagggggcaagaggaagctcccgcagcagtcctgggcagacttcgcgagaagctcggtaacctggcccccatacccacttcacagcatgggcggcacccgacctgcgtacccaaagacctacggaactgtaagtttgtgtttgtacgaaggggcgggcatcggccgccgctgcagcggccatacgaggggccgtttacggtgctccggaacaacgggtccacgttcgtgctggacgttggggggaaggaggaggttttcacggtggaccgcctcaagccggcccatgtggacctggcgcaaccggccgagtttccggcgcctcggcgcagaggccgacctcccaagcaggttctggcccaggctgtggacattggggggtgtatcgccggttctggggggggggttatgtggcggctcatttcctagcgtatgcgaaccgactcacaattagatagcctacgggggtttgcgagcacagagctttggagcctcttcgccatggggggccggttgacagaggcttaaaagtgaggctgaagttttcgaataaagtttttccttcgactgcagttaccgactccgtgtcgtaattttagcgctgcttgtagcacaccgcttcAGTGTGACTTTCTTCTGTTTGCTTATGCCCCCCAACAgtgtccaaagtgatatacctatcgcaggggtcagcaacctttaccactgaaagagccacttggacccgtttcccacagaaaagaaaacactgggagccgcaaaacccgtttgacatttaaaatgaaataacactgcatacaacgttttttttgcctttatgctatgtataaacaaactataatgtgttgcatttatgaaattgatgaactcctgcagagaaaacgaaattacatttctgcatgcaacaaaaacattttgaactccgaaaaaaagacgttgggttgaaagttacttttaagtaaaatactcaatgtctatttgagtccttcttgtatttatgaaaaacgccgaacttaaattttccgccagcagcaaaccaaaaataacgtcagccagctgtcatcctgaaaaatgaaaggactatttcactgaacaatgaaaaaatatgaatataagtaaaataataggcaattaaaatatttatcatacttggttaatgggatttctgctcctggacctcagcgcacagcgtctgcacatcagggctgtatgatgtcaccttcatctttacacaggatcgcaagctgtcatctgtgaggttttcaatatcactccatttgtgtttctgagcaagaacggccttctgacgggcaacatcttcaaggtctgctgtcaagcgtctaaacttggacacccatatgtctttgtcggctatgtcggccagttccatctcaagatcaggttgactcacacctgacaatgcagtcgtattcagtagggatggatcgatgcttaggggagtgaccgggaaggataatgtgtttttttcctctctgaactcacagaagcgtttcccaaacgatgtttgcattgcgatgattgcagaatgtaaatactccgaaattatcatgtcgtgaccttgtttgaactctctcaaattggggaagtgagacaaagtgcctttctgtaaatctctggcaagcactgtcaacttgcgctcgaatgccaagacatcctccgacatgtgcagggctgtacgtcctttcccctgaagagctgtgttcagcatgttcaggtgcgctgtcatgtctaccatgaagtgtagcttttccagccactctggctgttccagctcaggaaaggtgagccctttgctgcccaggaaagttttcacttcttccagacacgcgacaaagcgtttcagcaccttccgtctggacagccagcgataaaaacacgttgtagcggtgtcagtaaactgcagtcaaagatagctttattcgaactaaacagccttgcttttaagcctccctcaacccagcccccatggacgcagatgctgcaaaagacgcgtactcacaaacccccgtaggctatctcccttagccggaatgctggctaattgtgagccgtttcggatgtggcaggaaatgtgtcgctacacttaggttgtacaagatcaccataattacatttcaaaagctaacaaactaacataaaatacattttaattaaatactgaccaattatttcccaaagccacagggagccgcagcacagaggtgaaagagccacaaatggctcgggagccgcaggttgccgacccccgacctatcGTTTAGAGTGATAGCcagaggggtactctgcacttcaatgaattccaacagtttcgtctaacaagattttcccttgaggaaacgctgctgactacagcctattttatcatgtgcctccaagtaccccataaCCACATCCCATCGACTCAACTATTTCCCCAAccgctgaggtcagactaactggtctataattttctttcttctgcctctctcccttcatgaagagtgaaatgacttttgcaattttctagtcttcagGAACCTCTCGTATTTGTAGAAAGATAATTTTTAATGTCCCACAATCTCTTAGCCACCACTTTcggaaccctggggtgtataGCATCTGGTCCATTTGACTTCTCTACATATAGACTAGGTTTCCAATAACCTTCTCCCTAGTTCTGGTAACTTCATATACTTCATGACCattgacatctggaacttccactatactTCTCGTGTCTTCCACaccaaagactgatgcaaaatacttgttcagtcttctccttgtccccattactgcTTCTCCAGAATTgttttccagcggtctgatatccactcttgcctcttttttgACCTTTATGTAATTGAAAGAGCTTTTGttttcctctttaatattattggccaacTTATTTTTGGATTCCGTATTTACttttttaatgttttcttttagttgccttctgttggtttttaaaagcttcccaatcctctaacttaccaCTAATTGTTGCTCTGttatatagaaatatagaaaacctacagcaccatacatgcccttcagcccacaaaactgtgccgtacatgtccttacctgagaaattacctagggttacacatagccctctatttttctaagctccatactcctatccgggagtctcttaaaagactctattaaatccgcctccaccaccgtcgccagcagcccattccacatactcaccactctgtgttaaaaaaaacttacccctgatatcatCTCTGTACTGACTTtcaagcacctgaaaactgtgccttctgctgctagccatttcaaccctgggaaaaagcctctgactatccacacgatcagtgcctctcatcatcttatacacatctatccaGTCACCTCAGAGCAGGGTAGTTCCCTCAGAATGGCACGGCTGCCACTGCCTGCCAGGATCCATTCATCCTCCTGTAGGCAGTGACCCCGGTGGAGAAAATGTGTCAACAGTGCGTGCCACCTTGGAGGCTGGACACAGTACAGACATGAAAGTACATCGCCAGCGTGTACCACCTCAGGGTGGGCACAGTATAGGTATCACTGTCGGGTCCTGAGGCAGGGAGTCACGCACGCACACCAAGGACTGGCTGCCCTCCTGATCGGAAGGCTCAGGACAACTGCAGAAACCCAGCGCTCTCTATTGCCCCAGAAGAAGCCCACCAGCCTCTTCTGGGTCTAGACACGAACATCTTGGGTGGGACAAATGCAGAGAGCCAGTACCAGACTATGGAGGAAAGCAGCTGACTGATAACAAAAGCTCTACCCCAGTGCGAGATTGTACGAAACAGGCTTGGCCAGTGCCCCAGCCAGGCAGAAATGTTCATCTCCAGATCCAGCCAGTTCGCTTCCCAGGCCTCCTCCGTTGAGCTCAGTAGAGGAGGTGCATGGTGCTCAGCCCCTTTGGTATGGTCCACCTGCCAATGACCTACCAGGAAGCCGTTTGACCCTTGCtgatgaagcagctgagaagATCTGCTGGCAGTCTCGTATCTTCTGTAAGTCAACCAGGATGATGACCGTAATGAAGATATCATTGGCGTAAGCCGACAGGACAACCTCCTGTCTGGTTCGTGCAGATCCAAACCCGTTAATCTCTTGCAGAGAAGGCACAGAAATGGCTCCCTGCAAGCTGAGTACAACTGTCCTGACATGGGGCACCCCTGATGCAGCCCCTCTCAAAGCATAAAATGTGGCCAGAGACTGACCCCGGACTGACCGGTGACTGTTCCGTACTCTGAACCCGGACTGAATGGCGACTGTTCAGTACTCTGACCCCGGACTGACCGGTGACGGTTCCGTACTCTGACCGTGGATTGAACGGTCACTGTTCCGTACTCTGAACCCGGACTGAATGGCGACTGTTCTGTACTCTGACCCCCGACTGACCGGTGACTGTTCAGTACTCTGACCCCGGACTGACCGGTGACGGTTCCGTACTCTGACCCTGGACTGAACGGCGACTGTTCCGTACTCTGACCCCGGACTGACCGGTGACTGTTCCGTACTCTGACCCCGGACTGAACGGCGACTGTTCCGTACTCTGACCCTGGACTGAACGGCGACTGTTCCGTACTCTGACCCTGGACTGAACGGCGACTGTTCCGTACTCTGACCCCGGACTGACCGGTGACTGTTCCGTACTCTGACCCTGGACTGAACGGCGACTGTTCCGTACTCTGACCCTGGACTGAACGGCGACTGTTCCGTACTCTGACCCCGGACTGAACGGCGACTGTTCCGTACTCTGACCCCGGACTGAACGGCGACTGTTCCGTACTCTGACCCCGGACTGAACGGCGACTGTTCCGTACTCTGACCCCGGACTGAACGGCGACTGTTCCGTACTCTGACCCCGGACTGAACGGCGACTGTTCCGTACTCTGACCGTGGATTGAACGGTCACTGTTCCGTACTCTGACCGTGGACTGAACGGCGACTGTTCCGTACTCTGACCCCGGACTGACCGGTGACTGTTCCGTACTCTGACCCCGGACTGAACGGCGACTGTTCCgtactctgaccatggactgaACGGCGACTGTTCCgtactctgaccatggactgaACGGCGACTGTTCCGTACTCTGACCCCGGACTGACCGGTGACGGTTCCGTACTCTGACCCGGGACTGACCGGTGACTGTTCCGTACTCTGACCCCGGACTGAACGGCGACTGTTCCgtactctgaccatggactgaACGGCGACTGTTCCGTACTCTGACCCCGGACTGAACGGTGACTGTTCCGTACTCTGACCCCGGACTGAACGGCGACTGTTCCGTACTCTGACCGTGGATTGAACGGTCACTGTTCCGTACTCTGACCGTGGACTGAACGTTGACTGTTCCGTACTGTGACCCCGGACTGAACGGCGACTGTTCCGTACTCTGACCCCGGACTGAACGGTGACTGTTCCGTACTCTGACCCCGGACTGAACGGTGACTGTTCCGTACTCTGAACCCGGACTGAACGGTGACTGTTCCGTACTCTGACCCCGGACTGAACGGTGACTGTTCCGTACTCTGACCCCGGACTGACTGGTGATTGTAATGTACTCTGACCGTGGACCAGACGCTGACCCTGGACAGAACACGAACTGTCCCTTACACTGTTCCTGTTCCGTACATTGACTGTCCTAGATACCCTCATTTGAATGGACACTAACCACCCTTGACACTGACACAGAATCAGACTGCTACCATCCCGGACACTGACTGTCCCAGAAATTGTCCAGGTACTGGACACCGATCCTGGACCGGACCTTTACCATCCCCGTCACTAAGATTGGGAAGGGATTTGATGGAAGTTATGagtggtgtagatagggtaaatgcaagttgtctttttccactgaagttggatggGACTAAAACCGGAGGTCAtgtttaagtgtgaaaggtgagaggtttaaagggaacatgaggggttacttcttcattcagagggtcatgtaatgagctgccagcactgTGGTGCTTGGGAGCTGAATttgaatgtttaagagaagtttggataagtacatagaaacacagaaacactacagcacaatctgggccctttggcccacaatactgtgccgaacatgtacttaattttgaaaagctccatgtacctgtctaggagtctcttaaaagatcccatcgtatccgcctccaccaccgttgccggcagcccattccacacattcaccactctctgcataaaaaacttaccccgacatctcctctgtacctacttccaagcaccttaaaaatgtgccctctggtgttagcctgaaatgggaaaaagcctctgactgtccacacgatcaatgcctctcatcatcttatacacctttaaaATGGATGTAGGGGTATGGGAGACCTTGGTGCAGTGCATGCTGAAGGGAGTAGGCAGTTTCAGTGGttttggcatggaatagatgggcgaaagaacctgtttctgtgccatactgtacttttctatgactgtattgACCGTTCCAGGCACTGACCTGGGAACGGCCACTGTTCTGACACCAGACATGCTTTTGTGCTATCTGGGAGTTACCAACTCTGCACACTGTGcattcctcgtgtttgccctgtCAGATTGCTCTGTGCCCTGTGAGCTGAGGAGGTGGGGCTGTGTGACGGAGTGATTTGCTCAAGTGCTGGTCGAACTGCCACTCCACCTCGGAATCATGATAGGTGTGGGTGAACAGCGCTGGCTGCTCTTGGGATGAAGGAGAGTGATGCAGGGGGTGTTGGCAATGCTGGACCTCTGTCCTCACTCCAATCTCCCTCAGCAAGGCTGGAGCCAGGGATGAGTGGCTGCTGGAGGTGAAGGGGTGAGGACAGGTAGTTAATTGGGTCAGTCACTGTTAACTGTCAGTGAGCAACAGCCTAACTTTCATGTGTGTCTTTTTGGCTGGGGGTGTCAACTTACTGTGATTTAATACATGTGAGTGGCTCCCTGTCACGGGGGTgcgggggttgtgtgtgtgtgaaatcatAAGAcagtggagcagaattagaccattcaccccatcaagactgcttcatcatttcattgtggctgatttcttatccctctcaactccatgatCACGATAACTTTAATACCCTATTTGTGCAAGAACCCATTAGCCTTCACTTGAAATACACCCACCaatttagcctccacagctgtctgtggcaatgaattgcacacactcaccacctggctaaaaaaaacctcct of Hypanus sabinus isolate sHypSab1 chromosome 6, sHypSab1.hap1, whole genome shotgun sequence contains these proteins:
- the LOC132394949 gene encoding uncharacterized protein LOC132394949 — protein: MVDMTAHLNMLNTALQGKGRTALHMSEDVLAFERKLTVLARDLQKGTLSHFPNLREFKQGHDMIISEYLHSAIIAMQTSFGKRFCEFREEKNTLSFPVTPLSIDPSLLNTTALSGVSQPDLEMELADIADKDIWVSKFRRLTADLEDVARQKAVLAQKHKWSDIENLTDDSLRSCVKMKVTSYSPDVQTLCAEVQEQKSH